In a single window of the Osmerus eperlanus chromosome 4, fOsmEpe2.1, whole genome shotgun sequence genome:
- the LOC134018520 gene encoding potassium voltage-gated channel subfamily A member 10-like, translating into MDVALVDFESLLDINSSLEDELDNPDYANETTALTLDMPPDLSPGSNYHLRHPQTSCLASNPSHHSPSPLRGAVPGSPTRPPQGRRGRPSCASMISNWRLLLNSEGTQSEAIFSRLAKECCEDLFVDKRGLDDGDQKVIINIAGLRFETQLKTLDQFPETLLGDPAKRMNYFDPMRNEYFFDRNRPSFDGILYYYQSRGKIRRPANVPLDVFADEILFYELGAEAMEQFREDEGFIKEAEIPLPTNEVHRQFWLLFEYPESSNAARGVALVSVFVIVISIIIFCVETLPEFREEMDRIIPTAMQPFNQSGGSAPAFTSPFSDPFFIIETACIVWFFFELCVRFVVCPSKRDFFHNLMNVIDLVSIIPYFVTVVTEMVSMPQENSSQNMSLAILRIIRLVRVFRIFKLSRHSKGLQILGQTLKASMRELGLLIFFLFIGVILFSSAIYFAEVDEPSTQFISIPDGFWWAVVTMTTVGYGDMCPITMGGKMVGTLCAIAGVLTIALPVPVIVSNFNYFYHRETEGEDKPPLVDAVEQAMKTDVEAKQGSCSSLNKANGTWQSDKGNYTGL; encoded by the coding sequence ATGGATGTGGCTTTGGTGGACTTCGAGAGCCTGCTCGACATCAACAGCAGCCTGGAGGACGAGCTGGACAACCCAGACTACGCCAATGAGACCACCGCCCTCACCCTGGACATGCCCCCAGATCTCAGTCCTGGGAGCAACTACCACCTCCGCCACCCCCAGACCTCATGCCTGGCCTCGAACCCCTCCCACCACAGCCCCTCGCCCCTCAGGGGGGCCGTTCCCGGCTCCCCCACCAGGCCGCCTCAAGGCAGGCGAGGCCGCCCCAGTTGCGCCAGCATGATCTCCAACTGGAGGCTGCTGCTGAACAGCGAGGGGACTCAGAGCGAGGCCATCTTCAGCAGGCTGGCCAAGGAGTGCTGCGAGGACCTGTTTGTGGACAAGCGGGGCCTGGATGACGGCGACCAGAAGGTCATTATCAACATCGCTGGCCTTCGCTTCGAGACTCAACTCAAGACCCTGGACCAGTTCCCCGAAACGTTGCTAGGAGACCCCGCGAAGAGGATGAACTACTTTGACCCCATGAGGAACGAGTATTTCTTTGATCGGAACCGGCCGAGTTTTGACGGGATCTTGTATTACTACCAGTCCAGAGGGAAGATTCGGCGTCCTGCCAATGTTCCGTTGGACGTGTTTGCTGACGAGATTCTGTTCTATGAGCTGGGGGCCGAGGCCATGGAGCAGTTCAGGGAAGACGAAGGCTTTATCAAAGAAGCGGAGATCCCTCTGCCCACGAACGAAGTGCACCGGCAGTTCTGGCTGCTGTTTGAGTACCCGGAAAGTTCCAACGCGGCGCGCGGCGTAGCGCTCGTCTCCGTCTTTGTCATCGTGATCTCCATCATCATCTTCTGCGTAGAGACGCTCCCTGAGTTCCGGGAGGAAATGGACCGGATCATTCCCACGGCGATGCAGCCCTTCAACCAATCGGGAGGCTCGGCCCCTGCCttcacctcccccttctccgACCCCTTCTTCATCATCGAGACGGCCTGCATCGTGTGGTTCTTCTTCGAGCTGTGCGTGCGCTTCGTGGTGTGCCCCAGCAAGAGGGACTTCTTCCACAACCTCATGAACGTCATCGACCTCGTCTCCATCATCCCCTACTTTGTCACCGTGGTGACGGAGATGGTCAGCATGCCCCAGGAGAACTCGAGCCAGAACATGTCGCTGGCCATCCTCCGCATCATCCGTCTGGTGCGGGTGTTCCGTATCTTCAAGCTCTCGCGCCACTCCAAGGGGCTCCAGATCCTGGGCCAGACTCTCAAGGCCAGCATGCGAGAGCTGGGCCTGctcatcttcttcctcttcatcgGGGTCATCCTCTTCTCCAGCGCCATCTACTTTGCCGAAGTGGACGAGCCCAGCACGCAGTTCATCAGCATCCCCGACGGCTTCTGGTGGGCGGTGGTGACCATGACGACCGTGGGCTACGGGGACATGTGTCCCATCACCATGGGGGGCAAGATGGTGGGCACCCTGTGCGCCATCGCCGGCGTGCTGACCATCGCCCTGCCCGTGCCCGTCATCGTGTCCAACTTCAACTACTTCTACCACCGCGAGACGGAGGGTGAGGACAAGCCGCCGCTGGTGGATGCCGTGGAGCAGGCCATGAAGACAGACGTGGAAGCCAAGCAAGGGAGCTGCTCCTCGTTGAACAAGGCCAATGGGACCTGGCAAAGTGACAAAGGAAATTACACTGGCctgtga